The genomic stretch CAGGCGATGCGCTGGCTGGGGCTGTCGGAATGGATCTGCGACCGCTTCGGCGTCGGCGGCGGCACGGCGTGGAACGCGATCTTCCTGCTGCGCATCGCGCGCGGCAGCTGCGGGCCCGATGCGCCGCCGCTCGACCGCCCGGCCAGCGCCAGCGACAGCATGGCCATGTTCCGCCGCCAGCGCCCGCTTTCCGTAGCCGACGCGGTCGAGGCGCTGCGGCCGTTCCATGCGCCGTTTGCGCCGGCGCGGGGCTTCGTGCGCTGGTCGGCCGTGGCCGCCTTTGCGCTGGAAGACCATGACGCCGGCCACGTCAGGCTGGCGCCGCTGCAACTGGCCAACCTGCTGCTGGAATCGGCCTGGTACCTGACCCATGAACAGGGCGCCACCGCCGCCGCATGCGCCGCGGTGGAGCGGCTGGCCGGGCAGCTGCCCGCGCTGCGTCCGGCGGAACGGGCCTTCTTCACGGCCGAGCTGCGCGCACTGCCGCCGGCGTTGCGCGACGCCGCTGCGGAAGCGGCGCGGCGCCACCGCAAGCGGGCCTGAGACAGTTCACTGACTGCCTGCGGGAACGACGCGGTTGGCGCGCGACAACTCGCCCGGCGTCATGTTGTAGAGCCGCCGGAACGCCGCGATAAACGCCGACAGCGACTCATAGCCGCAATCCAGCGCGACCTCGGTCACGGCTTCGCCGCGCTCCAGCCGCGGCACGGCATCGAGCAGCCGCAGCCGCTGGCGCCAGGCGCGGAAGGTCAGCCCGGTTTCGCGCTGGAACAGCCGCGTCAGGGTCTTGCCCGAGACCGCCAGCCGCGCGCTCCACGCCGCCAGGCTGGTGTCGCGGTCGGCATGGCGCTGCAGGCCATTGCAGACCAGGCGCACGCGCGGGTCGGCCGGCAGCGGCAGCATGAATTCGACTTCGGGCGCGGCGGCAAGCTGGTCGATCAGCACGCGCGCCAGGCGCCCGTCGGCGCCGCCTTCGTCGTATTCGGCCGGCAGGTGGCTGAAGGTGCGAATCAGCTCGCGCAGCAGTGGGCTGACGGTCAGCACGCGGCAACGGGCCCGCGCCGCCGCGCACACGCTGTTGTCCAGGTAGAGGCTGCGGATGCGGGTGCCCGTGGCGCAGCGCACGCGGTGCGCCACGCCGGCCGGAATCCACACCGCCCATTGCGGCGGCGCGACAAAGCGGCCGCGGTCGGTCCATACCTCCAGCACGCCTTGCAGGGCATAGGCGAACTGGCACCACGGATGCCGGTGGCGGTAGCCCAGCACGCGGTTGGGCAGGGCTTCGATGTGGCCGTACAGCGGGCGAGGCAGCCGCGCGAGCGCGCGCAGGGCGGGATCATGGGCAGGCATGCGTGGTCCGGTGGTAGTGGTGGAGGTAGCGGTGGACGATGGCTAGCGGCACGGGCAGCGCCGCGGCCGATGTCCGCTGATGTCCGATTGCCGACACCGGATGCGACTTTGCCGTTAGCCAGATTGTCTGGCGCAGGCTAACTTGCGCTCGCCCCACAAGACAATCCGGGCAATCCGCTCTACCGCTCGTGCCGGTTGCGTCCGCTCCGGCATGCAACTTCGCTGTGTTACCCAGGGAGCCTGCGATGCACCGCACCAGATTCTTCACCGCTCTGCGCCTGGCCGGCATGTGCTCGGCACTGACGCTGGCCGCCGCGCCAGCATGGGCCGTCGACGAGGCCGGCAAGTACTGCGACACGCCTTCCACCTGTATCAACCCGATGGCCACCGGCGGCATGGTGACCTCTTCCAACCGCCTGGCGACGCAGGCCGGTCTGCGCGTGCTGGAGCGCGGCGGCAATGCGGTCGATGCCGCCATCGCGGTGGCGTCGACCATCGCGGTGGTGTACCCGCACATGAATTCGATCGGCGGCGACGCCTTCTGGCTGATCTACAACGCCCGCACGCGCGAGGTGCGCGCCCTCAATGCCAGCGGGCGCGCCGGCGAACGCGCCACCATCGCGCTTTACCGGGACAAGGGACTCGACCGGGTTCCCGCGCGCGGATACCTGTCGGCGATCACGGTGCCTGGCACCGTCGCCGGCTGGGAAGCGGCGTACCAGTATGCGCGCCAGGGCATGGGGCGCAGCCTGCCATGGCCGGAGCTGATGGCCGATGCCATCCGCCATGCCGAGGAAGGGTTCCCGGTATCGGCGTCGCTGGCATCGTGGAGCCGAGTCAATCTCGACCCGGCCGACACCGAATTCCGCGCCTTGCAGCGCTTCGACGGCTTTCGCCAGACCTTCCTGAAACCGGACGGATCGGCCTACCGGATGGGCGAAACGCTGCGCCAGCCCGACCTGGCCGGCACGCTGAGGCAGATCGCGTCAGGAGGCGCCGCGGCGTTCTACCAGGGCGAGATCGCGCGCAAGATCGTGGCCGACCTGCAGGCGCACGGCGGCGTGCTGACCCAGGCGGACTTTGCCCGCCACCGCGCCGACTGGGTCCAGCCGATCACGGTCAACTACCGCGGCTACCAGGCCGTCAACGTGCCGCCCAACACGCAAGGCTTTGCCTCGCTGGAAATCCTGAACATCCTGGACAAGCGCGACGTGCGCGCGCTGGGCGAGGGCACGGCCGACTACTACCACGTGCTGGTGGAGGCGACCAAGCAGGCGTTTGCCGATCGCGACCGCTACCTTGCCGATCCGGACTTCGTGCAGATCCCGCTGGAGCGGCTGCTGTCATCGCGGCACGGGCAGGCCCAGTCCGGGCGCATCAGCATGCTGCGCGCCGGCGCGGACGTGAAGCCGATGGATCCGCACGGCGATACGGTGTGGTTCGGCACCGCCGACAAGGACGGCAACGTGGTGTCGATGATCCAGAGCGTCTATCACGACTTCGGCTCGGGCATCGTGCCCAAGGGCACCGGCGTGCTGCTGCAGAACCGCGGTGCGTTTTTCTCGCTCGATCCCGCGCATGTGAATCACCTGGCGCCGGGCAAGCGCACCTTCCATACGCTGAACCCCGCGCTGCTGCTGAAGGACGGCAAGCCGTTCCTGGTCTACGGCACCATGGGCGGCGAAGGGCAGCCGCAAACGCAGGCAGCGCTGGTGACGCGCATTGTCGATTTCGGCATGTCGCCGCAGGACGCGGTCAATGCGCCGCGCCTGCTCTATGGGCGCAACTGGGGCGTGTCGTCGAACGATCTCAAGATCGAAGGCCGCGTGCCGGAAGCGGTGACCGCCGAACTGGCGCGGCGCGGGCATCCGGTCAAGCGGGTGCAGGCCTTCACCGACACCATGGGCCATGCCGGCGCCATCCTGATCGACCCGGTCACCGGCGTGATGTATGGCGCGGCCGACCCGCGCGGCGACGGCCTCGCGGCCGGGCTGTAGCGGGACGTAAACGAAGAAGGGGCGACCACGGTCGCCCCTTCTTTCCATCGCTGGCCGGCTTAGTCGAACAGCTCGTGCCAGATGCTCTTCTTCCGATAGTGCTTCTGCTCGCGCTCGTAGTAGCGGTCGCGGTCACGGTCGCCGTAGCCGCGCTGGTAGCCCTGCTGCGGCGGAGCGTTATGCACCGGTGCGTGCTGCTGTGGCGCTTGCTGCATGGGGGCTTGCTGCGCCGGGGCCGCTGCCGCCGAGCGCTCCAGGATCTTGTCGAGTTCGCCCCGGTCCAGCCAGACGCCGCGGCACTTGGGGCAGTAATCGATCTCGATGCCCTGGCGTTCGGACATCACGAGTTGGGTTTGCGGGCACACCGGACAGTCCATGGGTTCTCCTGTTGCAATGAAAACGGTCCAGTTATGACCGGCGGCGGCGGCGATGGTTCGGCAGGGAGGTCGGCCGGAAGTGGAGTGTGGGGCCCATGAGGGGCGCGTAAGCGGGAATTTGCACGCCAAGCTGCCGTCGAAGGCATATGGCTGCCTCGCGTCTCCTTCCTCCTGTGCTTGCGCTGGCCCGCCGGCTGGCGTGGTTGGCGCTGTGGATCGGCCTGGCCTGGCTGGCGTGGCCGTGGCTGCAGCCGCCGCTGGAGCGCGCCATCTACGCGGCCCGGCTGTCGGCCCGGCCCGCGCCGACGGCGCTGCCGGTGCCGGTGGCGGGGGTTGCCCCAAGGGCGCTGCGCGATACCTGGCACGGCATGCGCTCCGGCGGACGCAAGCATGAGGGCATCGACATCTTCGCGCCGCGCGGCCGCGAAGTGGTGTCGGCGACCGAAGGCATCGTCACGCGCGTCGGCACCAACCGGCTGGGGGGAAACGTGGTGTGGGTGATGGGGCCGGGGCGGCAGATGCACTACTACGCCCATCTGGACCGATATGCCGGCGTGCGCGCCGGCGACATCGTCGCCGCGGGCGCCGTGCTGGGGTATGTCGGCACCACCGGCAATGCGCGGGGCACGCCGCCGCACCTGCACT from Cupriavidus nantongensis encodes the following:
- a CDS encoding AraC family transcriptional regulator; the encoded protein is MPAHDPALRALARLPRPLYGHIEALPNRVLGYRHRHPWCQFAYALQGVLEVWTDRGRFVAPPQWAVWIPAGVAHRVRCATGTRIRSLYLDNSVCAAARARCRVLTVSPLLRELIRTFSHLPAEYDEGGADGRLARVLIDQLAAAPEVEFMLPLPADPRVRLVCNGLQRHADRDTSLAAWSARLAVSGKTLTRLFQRETGLTFRAWRQRLRLLDAVPRLERGEAVTEVALDCGYESLSAFIAAFRRLYNMTPGELSRANRVVPAGSQ
- the ggt gene encoding gamma-glutamyltransferase: MATGGMVTSSNRLATQAGLRVLERGGNAVDAAIAVASTIAVVYPHMNSIGGDAFWLIYNARTREVRALNASGRAGERATIALYRDKGLDRVPARGYLSAITVPGTVAGWEAAYQYARQGMGRSLPWPELMADAIRHAEEGFPVSASLASWSRVNLDPADTEFRALQRFDGFRQTFLKPDGSAYRMGETLRQPDLAGTLRQIASGGAAAFYQGEIARKIVADLQAHGGVLTQADFARHRADWVQPITVNYRGYQAVNVPPNTQGFASLEILNILDKRDVRALGEGTADYYHVLVEATKQAFADRDRYLADPDFVQIPLERLLSSRHGQAQSGRISMLRAGADVKPMDPHGDTVWFGTADKDGNVVSMIQSVYHDFGSGIVPKGTGVLLQNRGAFFSLDPAHVNHLAPGKRTFHTLNPALLLKDGKPFLVYGTMGGEGQPQTQAALVTRIVDFGMSPQDAVNAPRLLYGRNWGVSSNDLKIEGRVPEAVTAELARRGHPVKRVQAFTDTMGHAGAILIDPVTGVMYGAADPRGDGLAAGL
- a CDS encoding zf-TFIIB domain-containing protein, with the protein product MDCPVCPQTQLVMSERQGIEIDYCPKCRGVWLDRGELDKILERSAAAAPAQQAPMQQAPQQHAPVHNAPPQQGYQRGYGDRDRDRYYEREQKHYRKKSIWHELFD
- a CDS encoding M23 family metallopeptidase, translated to MAASRLLPPVLALARRLAWLALWIGLAWLAWPWLQPPLERAIYAARLSARPAPTALPVPVAGVAPRALRDTWHGMRSGGRKHEGIDIFAPRGREVVSATEGIVTRVGTNRLGGNVVWVMGPGRQMHYYAHLDRYAGVRAGDIVAAGAVLGYVGTTGNARGTPPHLHYGIYTARGAINPYPLLKPSAAAGAH